Proteins encoded within one genomic window of Geotalea daltonii FRC-32:
- the rimO gene encoding 30S ribosomal protein S12 methylthiotransferase RimO gives MSTNSKEKVSLVSLGCPKNLVDAEVMLGYLSKDSYEVTTDEHEADIIIVNTCSFIKEAKQESIDTILDLADRKHDARCKMLIVTGCLPQRYQEELVKELPEVDIFVGTGDYPRIAEIIAEKRGLSEQLCYTGDPNFLYDDELPRLQSSPYYTAYLKIAEGCSNCCSYCVIPSLRGSFRSRPMDKLLREAKGLVAKGVREINLIAQDITGYGKDLNEGATLEALIRSLVKLEGLQWIRLLYAYPDGISDSLIKLIKEEDKVCKYLDIPLQHISDPILKQMNRRSSEAEIRELIAKLRTEVPGIAIRTSFIVGFPGETDDDFKKLVQFVEETRFDRMGVFCYSREEGTPAFEMAEQVSERIKRERYKKLMRTQARVSFKHNRSLVDKEEMVLIEGYSEETELLLKGRSSRQAPDIDGQVYITAGNAQVGEIVRLRITDSSDYDLIGEIVSQSP, from the coding sequence TTGAGTACGAACAGTAAAGAAAAAGTAAGTCTGGTCAGCCTGGGTTGTCCGAAAAACCTGGTGGACGCCGAGGTAATGCTTGGCTACCTGTCAAAGGACAGCTACGAGGTAACCACCGACGAACATGAAGCCGATATCATCATTGTCAACACCTGTTCTTTTATCAAGGAAGCAAAGCAGGAGAGCATCGACACCATTCTGGACCTGGCCGACCGCAAACATGATGCCCGTTGTAAAATGCTGATCGTCACCGGATGCCTCCCCCAGCGGTATCAGGAGGAACTGGTCAAAGAACTACCCGAGGTCGACATTTTTGTCGGCACCGGCGATTACCCCCGTATTGCTGAAATCATTGCCGAAAAACGGGGACTTTCGGAACAGCTCTGCTATACCGGCGATCCCAACTTTCTTTATGATGACGAACTGCCCAGGTTGCAGTCGTCCCCCTACTACACCGCATATCTCAAGATCGCCGAAGGCTGTTCCAACTGCTGTTCATACTGTGTCATCCCTTCCCTGCGGGGTTCTTTCAGGTCCCGTCCCATGGACAAGCTTCTCAGGGAAGCAAAGGGGTTGGTGGCCAAGGGGGTCAGGGAGATCAACCTCATTGCCCAGGATATTACCGGCTATGGCAAGGATCTGAACGAAGGAGCAACTCTTGAGGCGCTGATCAGGTCGCTGGTAAAACTGGAGGGATTGCAATGGATCCGTCTTCTCTATGCCTACCCCGACGGCATCAGCGACAGCCTGATCAAGCTGATCAAGGAGGAGGACAAGGTATGCAAATACCTGGACATACCTCTCCAGCACATCAGCGACCCGATTCTGAAACAGATGAACCGCAGGAGCAGTGAAGCTGAGATCAGGGAACTTATTGCAAAGCTGAGGACGGAAGTACCGGGTATTGCCATCAGGACCTCATTCATTGTCGGTTTTCCCGGTGAAACAGATGACGACTTCAAGAAGCTTGTTCAATTTGTTGAAGAAACCCGCTTCGATCGCATGGGGGTGTTCTGCTACTCCAGGGAAGAGGGCACACCTGCATTCGAGATGGCCGAACAGGTTTCCGAACGGATCAAGAGGGAACGTTACAAGAAGTTGATGCGGACCCAGGCGAGGGTTTCATTCAAGCATAACCGCAGCCTGGTCGATAAGGAAGAAATGGTGCTCATCGAAGGATACAGCGAGGAAACCGAACTCCTGCTTAAGGGACGTTCGTCAAGACAGGCCCCGGACATTGACGGACAGGTATACATTACAGCGGGAAATGCACAGGTTGGCGAGATTGTAAGATTGAGGATCACCGATTCCTCCGATTATGATCTCATCGGTGAAATAGTTTCCCAAAGCCCCTAA
- a CDS encoding YajQ family cyclic di-GMP-binding protein: MPSFDIVSKVDMQEVDNAVNQAVKEIAQRYDFKGSKSEVTLEKDAIKVLTEDDFRLKAIIDILQSKFIKRGISAKALQYGKVENASGSMVRQVIDVQQGVSKEKGKEINNVIKETKLKVQSQIQDDQVRVTGKNIDDLQQVIQLLKGKDLGLDLQFVNFRQ, from the coding sequence ATGCCGTCATTCGATATCGTATCAAAAGTTGATATGCAGGAAGTTGACAACGCCGTAAATCAGGCAGTAAAGGAGATAGCCCAACGTTACGATTTCAAGGGTTCGAAGAGCGAGGTTACCCTTGAAAAGGATGCCATCAAGGTTCTGACCGAAGATGACTTCCGGCTCAAGGCAATCATCGACATCCTGCAGTCCAAGTTCATCAAGAGGGGCATTTCAGCCAAGGCTTTGCAGTACGGCAAGGTGGAAAATGCCTCCGGCAGCATGGTGCGCCAGGTGATCGACGTTCAGCAGGGAGTATCCAAGGAAAAGGGCAAGGAGATCAACAATGTCATCAAGGAGACCAAGCTGAAGGTGCAAAGCCAGATCCAGGATGATCAGGTACGTGTAACGGGAAAGAACATCGACGACCTGCAGCAGGTCATCCAACTGCTCAAGGGCAAAGACCTGGGCCTCGATCTGCAGTTTGTCAATTTCAGGCAGTAG
- a CDS encoding LolA family protein, translating into MRSCFSILLLSCVVLLQSALPQHGLAAEMNDVVKTLEQGYRTLNDLQADFSQQTEIASMKRKERGAGELFLKKGANGQAMFSFNYSKPRQQIISNGKKVWYYLPENRQVMVSDVASLFEGGNSVALNYLSGMGHVSRDFNIRFAGDGRDKKGNYLLELIPKKPSQAMAKLHLGIKAQAVASFTREGQAADPFPIAYSVVFDSFGNRTVIEFSNIKVNRGMRSDRFNFKVPSGVEVINPGQTK; encoded by the coding sequence ATGCGTTCATGTTTTTCCATCCTTCTTTTGTCATGCGTGGTTCTGCTGCAATCGGCTCTGCCGCAGCATGGATTAGCTGCAGAAATGAACGATGTGGTCAAAACTCTCGAACAGGGCTACAGGACATTGAACGACCTGCAGGCCGATTTTTCCCAGCAGACAGAAATCGCATCGATGAAACGCAAGGAGCGTGGCGCCGGAGAACTGTTCCTGAAAAAAGGAGCAAACGGGCAGGCCATGTTCAGCTTCAACTACTCGAAGCCCAGGCAGCAGATTATCTCCAATGGCAAAAAAGTCTGGTATTATCTGCCTGAAAACAGACAGGTAATGGTTTCGGATGTGGCTTCCCTGTTCGAGGGGGGCAATTCGGTCGCCCTCAACTATCTGAGCGGCATGGGACACGTCTCTCGGGATTTCAACATCAGGTTTGCCGGCGATGGCCGCGACAAAAAAGGAAATTACCTCCTGGAGCTGATACCCAAGAAACCAAGCCAGGCAATGGCAAAGCTGCATCTTGGCATCAAGGCACAGGCAGTGGCAAGCTTTACCAGGGAAGGACAGGCTGCCGATCCATTCCCCATTGCCTATTCGGTCGTTTTCGACTCTTTCGGCAACCGCACGGTCATTGAATTCAGCAACATCAAGGTTAACCGGGGCATGCGCAGCGACAGGTTCAATTTCAAGGTACCGAGCGGGGTAGAGGTTATCAATCCCGGTCAGACTAAATGA
- a CDS encoding LolA family protein, which yields MKITVRAIIALFLVLTAISAEASAAEKITVGLKDVVNTVEQSYRALSTLTADFFQRSTIARENREMRADGQMFLKAATDGDPIKFRFDYFRPTTQEIVSNGRTLWMYLPESRKVLLSDVSFVFEPSRFNPDRDRASNFLQGLGRISKDFLITAPSQAQDIEGNYILELTPRRATATIEKLFIAVRRDAVLLYVQNNRDISRLFNDPLRQDLAFPVLSTTVVDHQQNTTIMEFSNIRANTIMSDQLFEFVIPAGVDVVRPSPP from the coding sequence ATGAAAATCACGGTAAGAGCGATCATTGCCCTGTTCCTTGTCCTGACGGCAATTTCAGCCGAAGCCAGTGCGGCAGAAAAGATTACTGTAGGCCTGAAGGACGTAGTCAACACGGTGGAACAGTCCTACCGGGCACTCAGTACCCTGACCGCCGATTTCTTTCAGCGCTCGACCATAGCCAGGGAGAACCGGGAAATGCGCGCCGATGGACAGATGTTCCTCAAGGCTGCAACGGACGGTGATCCCATCAAGTTCCGTTTTGATTACTTCCGTCCCACCACCCAGGAAATTGTCAGCAACGGAAGAACCTTGTGGATGTATCTGCCGGAAAGCCGCAAGGTGCTCTTGAGCGATGTGAGCTTCGTCTTCGAGCCCTCCAGGTTCAACCCGGACCGGGACCGTGCCTCCAACTTCCTTCAGGGGCTGGGGCGGATCTCGAAAGATTTCCTTATCACTGCTCCCTCCCAGGCACAGGATATCGAAGGCAATTACATCCTTGAGCTGACGCCGCGTCGTGCTACGGCAACCATAGAGAAACTGTTCATCGCCGTTCGTCGGGATGCGGTTCTGCTCTATGTTCAAAACAACCGCGATATTAGCAGGCTCTTCAACGACCCGCTCCGGCAGGACCTGGCTTTCCCCGTTCTGTCAACAACGGTGGTTGATCATCAGCAAAATACCACTATAATGGAATTCAGCAACATCAGAGCCAACACCATCATGTCCGACCAGCTTTTCGAGTTTGTCATTCCGGCCGGAGTCGATGTTGTAAGGCCTTCGCCACCGTAG
- a CDS encoding chemotaxis protein CheA: MDMSHYRELFVTESREHLRAIGNHILSLEGDPGDRSTLDALFRAAHSIKGMAASMGYGDISELAHKLEDLMDRLRKGALVFDSLAADLFLEGADLLETMIGDVDRNVTANRSTDDLIRRIVNFPRNDAPSPTTKTGLPAPPAKANASPPETDGSPTIRVRTELLDSLINLTGELITSKSRIFTVSSRLKQPDLDNACIELGKLLRSLHDQVMKARLIPFFQIGDRFPRIVRDLAKKAGKEIALEVSGSEVELDRGILESLSDPLIHILRNGVDHGIELPGERLAAGKPAKGKIRLSVRREKDRVSIIIEDDGKGMEPAQLISSALEKGLITREEAAGLSKHNALMLTCLPGFSTAGEVTEVSGRGVGMDAVKSAVHALGGTLLIDTEQGKGSSFHLSVPAGISIMQTLVVYCGQMKVAVPVTAITQTRQLERDLILKKGKQSVFILEGETIPLLSLNRILRLPPMPTAGGDISLITCEIRGRKLGLVVDSFLTQHELFIKPLGRPLLKLKGLLGSAILGDGEIVYILDIPNLL; encoded by the coding sequence ATGGACATGTCCCACTACAGGGAGCTCTTCGTTACCGAATCGCGAGAACATCTCAGAGCCATCGGCAATCACATACTCTCTCTGGAAGGTGACCCCGGCGATCGCAGCACCCTGGACGCCCTTTTTCGCGCCGCCCACTCCATAAAGGGAATGGCGGCATCCATGGGATACGGTGACATCTCTGAACTGGCCCACAAGTTGGAAGACCTCATGGACCGGTTGCGCAAGGGGGCTCTGGTATTCGATAGCCTGGCCGCAGATCTGTTTCTCGAAGGGGCAGACCTGCTGGAAACAATGATCGGCGATGTTGACCGGAACGTTACCGCCAACCGCAGTACCGACGATCTGATCCGCCGGATTGTCAACTTTCCCCGCAACGATGCTCCTTCGCCAACCACAAAGACCGGTCTCCCGGCACCTCCGGCAAAAGCAAACGCTTCTCCCCCGGAGACAGACGGTTCACCGACCATCCGGGTAAGAACAGAACTTCTCGATTCTCTGATCAACCTTACCGGGGAGCTGATAACCAGTAAGTCCAGGATTTTCACCGTCAGCAGCCGCCTCAAACAACCCGACCTGGATAATGCCTGCATTGAGCTGGGGAAACTGCTACGCAGCCTGCATGATCAAGTCATGAAGGCCCGGCTTATTCCTTTTTTCCAGATCGGCGACCGTTTCCCCAGAATTGTCCGTGATCTGGCAAAAAAAGCGGGCAAGGAAATCGCTCTTGAGGTCAGCGGCAGTGAAGTGGAGCTGGATCGAGGAATCCTCGAATCATTATCTGACCCCCTGATCCATATCCTGCGCAATGGGGTCGATCACGGCATTGAACTTCCAGGAGAACGCTTGGCCGCCGGCAAGCCGGCAAAGGGGAAAATTCGCCTGTCGGTTCGCAGGGAGAAAGACCGGGTCTCGATCATCATAGAGGATGACGGCAAGGGAATGGAGCCTGCCCAGCTAATTTCATCCGCTCTGGAAAAGGGGCTGATCACCAGGGAAGAGGCAGCGGGTTTGTCGAAGCACAATGCCCTTATGCTCACTTGCCTGCCCGGCTTTTCCACAGCCGGGGAAGTCACGGAGGTCTCCGGACGCGGAGTCGGCATGGATGCTGTGAAATCGGCAGTTCATGCACTTGGGGGCACACTGCTGATCGACACGGAGCAGGGTAAGGGAAGCAGCTTTCACCTGAGTGTCCCGGCCGGCATATCCATTATGCAGACCCTGGTTGTCTACTGCGGACAGATGAAGGTGGCAGTGCCGGTAACTGCCATTACGCAGACCCGTCAGCTGGAAAGAGACCTGATCCTGAAAAAGGGAAAACAGAGCGTCTTCATTCTGGAGGGGGAAACCATTCCCCTTCTCAGCCTTAACCGCATTTTACGCCTCCCCCCCATGCCCACGGCAGGGGGAGACATCTCTCTCATCACCTGCGAAATCAGGGGCAGAAAGCTCGGCCTCGTTGTGGACTCATTTCTGACACAACATGAGCTGTTCATAAAACCGCTGGGCAGGCCGCTGCTGAAGCTGAAAGGGCTGCTTGGCAGCGCCATTCTGGGGGACGGAGAAATCGTTTACATCCTGGATATACCGAACCTGCTTTAA
- a CDS encoding chemotaxis protein CheW, with product MSESNTSPYLLFTLMDSTYAIDLQQVAEVVEPPPLSPIPRAPAHLIGAMNSHGNIKAVVDLSLMLNQGHRKFDGKILVLEDRFASLAIWVDGVLAIAATETMERKPTEEDDELSDWIISDGTQVIRLLALDKLLQRLEATING from the coding sequence ATGAGCGAGTCAAACACCAGCCCTTATCTTCTTTTCACCCTCATGGATTCCACCTACGCAATCGATCTTCAACAGGTGGCGGAAGTTGTCGAGCCCCCCCCCTTATCCCCGATTCCCCGGGCACCGGCTCACTTGATCGGCGCGATGAACTCACATGGCAATATCAAGGCGGTTGTCGACCTGTCCCTCATGCTGAACCAGGGCCACCGCAAATTTGACGGAAAGATACTGGTATTGGAAGACCGCTTTGCCAGCCTTGCAATCTGGGTAGATGGAGTTCTGGCTATTGCGGCCACAGAGACAATGGAACGTAAGCCGACAGAGGAAGACGATGAACTGAGCGATTGGATTATTTCCGACGGCACGCAGGTAATCAGGCTTCTGGCCCTGGACAAGCTGTTGCAGAGACTGGAGGCAACCATCAATGGCTGA
- a CDS encoding methyl-accepting chemotaxis protein translates to MRIAIGYKFILGFILVVATVAFTPGLVKHVGYSPEGTNILTYAVAVTIGLILGWFFSKSFTKNISLLTAATEDISRGDLTREIKLKDAYVKDETHDISDSINLMVQNLRQLVKHIRETSERVSLSSRTISTNALEINASTEEVAQAVEQISRGAETQAEMVTRSSKVIHEMAASMEMISRRANEASRAARETSLTAHRGGDLAKDSLMRVKLFFDDVERVGVQFMDLNAKLLQVGRIADFIGEIARQTNLLALNASIEAAKAGEYGRGFAVVADEVRKLADGTGKSAADIIELISMVKEESRRVYETITDSSRNIEAGKRNIDTTAESFRDILNTVMETERKTSSITELSQLQTEGAGKMVGMIDEIAKVAEDNAAATEEVSAATLEQSSAMQEMVRATIELTKLAEALLKVVEQFRTPGGETPES, encoded by the coding sequence ATGCGTATTGCCATAGGTTACAAATTCATCCTCGGTTTCATACTGGTTGTCGCCACTGTCGCCTTCACCCCCGGTCTTGTCAAACATGTGGGGTATTCGCCGGAAGGCACCAATATCCTCACCTATGCCGTTGCCGTTACCATCGGCCTGATTCTCGGCTGGTTCTTTTCCAAGAGCTTTACCAAGAATATCTCCCTTCTTACTGCTGCGACGGAAGACATAAGCAGAGGCGACCTGACCAGGGAGATCAAACTCAAAGATGCCTATGTCAAAGACGAGACCCACGATATTTCCGATTCCATCAACCTGATGGTGCAGAACCTGCGCCAGTTGGTCAAGCACATCAGGGAAACCTCTGAACGGGTCTCTCTCTCGTCCCGGACAATCTCTACAAACGCCCTGGAAATAAACGCTTCCACGGAGGAAGTGGCACAGGCTGTGGAGCAGATCTCCAGGGGGGCAGAAACCCAGGCAGAGATGGTCACCAGGAGTTCCAAGGTCATCCATGAAATGGCTGCCTCCATGGAGATGATTTCCAGAAGGGCCAACGAGGCTTCAAGAGCCGCCAGGGAAACCAGTTTAACCGCCCATCGGGGGGGAGACCTGGCCAAGGACTCCCTGATGCGCGTCAAGCTATTCTTCGACGATGTGGAACGGGTCGGCGTCCAGTTCATGGACTTGAATGCCAAACTGCTGCAGGTGGGGAGAATTGCCGATTTTATAGGTGAAATCGCCCGTCAGACCAATCTCCTCGCCCTGAATGCCTCCATAGAAGCAGCAAAAGCAGGTGAATACGGAAGAGGTTTTGCCGTCGTCGCCGATGAGGTACGCAAGCTTGCAGACGGCACCGGAAAATCGGCAGCCGACATCATCGAACTGATCAGCATGGTCAAGGAAGAAAGCCGCAGAGTCTACGAGACCATCACCGATAGCTCTAGAAATATTGAAGCTGGTAAAAGAAATATCGATACCACGGCAGAATCTTTCCGGGATATTCTCAACACCGTCATGGAAACCGAACGCAAGACCAGCAGCATCACGGAACTTTCACAACTGCAGACCGAAGGCGCCGGCAAGATGGTGGGAATGATCGATGAGATTGCTAAAGTTGCCGAAGACAACGCTGCAGCTACGGAAGAAGTCTCGGCAGCGACATTAGAGCAATCGTCCGCCATGCAGGAGATGGTCCGGGCGACCATTGAGTTGACCAAGCTGGCCGAAGCGCTGCTCAAGGTCGTCGAACAATTCCGCACCCCCGGAGGAGAAACTCCGGAGTCATGA
- a CDS encoding CheR family methyltransferase encodes MTLPSAFNGADLVKPDANPKEDIDLAEDTPLDISPESFGTIGKVLKSLKGFNLDCYKDKCIKRRIGIRVRATHCKTAEDYCDLLLGSEVELELLYKVLTIHVSQFFRNPLTFRKIKEEIIPQLIQQCKNRDHRELRLWSVGCASGEEPYSLAIILKEHFQEDLQDLNVSILATDVDADTLQAARAGVYGEDRMAEVPDPVKTRYFKQVGSKYHLLPDIKEMVTFRQSDLFDPSSYAVSDLILCRNVLIYFERSQQQKIMAGFATVLEQGGFLVLGKSETLFGPSRELFNTVCPIERIYRAV; translated from the coding sequence TTGACACTGCCTTCAGCATTTAACGGGGCGGACCTCGTCAAACCTGATGCTAACCCAAAAGAGGATATAGATCTGGCGGAAGATACCCCCCTTGATATCTCACCTGAATCATTCGGCACCATAGGCAAAGTCCTCAAGAGTCTGAAAGGATTCAACCTCGATTGTTATAAAGACAAGTGCATAAAGCGGCGCATCGGCATCAGGGTCAGGGCGACTCACTGCAAAACTGCCGAAGACTACTGCGATCTCCTCTTGGGCAGCGAGGTGGAACTGGAGCTCCTGTACAAGGTTCTTACCATCCATGTCAGCCAGTTTTTCAGAAATCCCCTCACCTTCCGCAAAATAAAAGAAGAGATCATCCCCCAATTGATTCAGCAGTGCAAAAACCGGGACCACCGGGAACTCAGGCTGTGGAGCGTCGGCTGCGCCAGTGGTGAAGAGCCGTATAGTTTGGCCATCATCCTCAAGGAACATTTCCAGGAAGATCTGCAGGACCTGAACGTATCCATCCTGGCTACTGATGTGGATGCCGACACCCTCCAAGCAGCTCGGGCAGGAGTTTATGGAGAGGACAGAATGGCGGAGGTTCCTGACCCGGTAAAGACACGCTACTTCAAGCAAGTGGGTTCAAAGTACCATCTGCTGCCTGATATAAAGGAAATGGTCACATTCCGGCAGAGCGATCTCTTCGACCCAAGCAGTTACGCCGTGAGCGATCTGATCCTCTGCCGGAATGTGCTCATCTATTTCGAACGTTCACAGCAGCAGAAGATTATGGCAGGCTTTGCAACCGTGCTGGAACAGGGGGGATTTCTCGTGCTCGGCAAGTCGGAGACCCTTTTCGGTCCTTCACGGGAGCTTTTCAATACGGTTTGCCCCATAGAACGCATTTATCGGGCCGTTTGA
- a CDS encoding PilZ domain-containing protein, with product MADKRRIKRLRKRLSVKFGLLQTDRIAFTEDISHHGLFIKTANVASPGSDVKVDLAIDETTLVRMEARVMWAKKVPANMLRLVKKSGMGVRIIRILDGEDAFNALCRELDRY from the coding sequence ATGGCTGACAAGCGAAGAATAAAAAGGCTGCGGAAAAGGCTGTCTGTGAAATTCGGGCTGCTGCAGACCGACCGCATTGCCTTTACTGAAGATATCTCCCATCACGGCCTTTTCATCAAAACAGCAAACGTCGCTTCGCCGGGAAGCGATGTAAAAGTGGATCTGGCCATCGATGAGACGACCCTTGTCAGGATGGAAGCCCGCGTCATGTGGGCAAAGAAGGTACCGGCAAACATGCTGCGACTGGTGAAGAAGAGCGGCATGGGCGTCAGGATAATCAGGATATTAGACGGAGAAGATGCATTCAATGCACTGTGCCGGGAATTGGACAGGTATTGA
- a CDS encoding BON domain-containing protein, which translates to MKNRDDVTREVMAAFEREPLINLHASPIRVDYSNGEVTLTGETETLAAKKIALEAAGKIPGVSAIIDRLHVMPAERMEDGEIRTHVCNAIVAENLLEPYALRALVKGQMESVREPLTASGAIEVAVDKGVVTLNGQVASLSQKRMAGVLAWWVPGSRDVINGLEISPPEEDNDDEVIDGIRLALEKDPFVNATQIRVRCRDYAVTLEGLVTNETERRMAEADAWYVFRVDSVKNLLQHQE; encoded by the coding sequence ATGAAAAACAGAGATGACGTTACCAGAGAGGTAATGGCGGCATTTGAACGGGAACCGCTGATAAATCTCCATGCAAGCCCGATCAGAGTCGATTACAGCAACGGAGAGGTAACGCTGACGGGGGAAACAGAAACCTTGGCAGCAAAGAAGATCGCCCTCGAAGCAGCGGGCAAGATCCCCGGAGTTTCGGCGATCATCGACCGGCTCCATGTCATGCCTGCCGAACGTATGGAAGACGGCGAGATAAGGACCCACGTCTGCAATGCCATTGTCGCTGAAAATCTTCTGGAACCATATGCACTTCGCGCCTTGGTAAAAGGGCAGATGGAGTCGGTAAGAGAGCCGCTAACCGCGTCGGGTGCAATTGAAGTGGCGGTTGACAAGGGGGTAGTAACCCTTAACGGACAGGTGGCAAGCCTCTCCCAAAAACGGATGGCCGGCGTTCTGGCGTGGTGGGTTCCCGGCAGCAGAGATGTCATCAACGGGCTTGAGATAAGCCCGCCGGAAGAAGACAACGACGACGAGGTCATCGATGGGATCCGCCTGGCGCTGGAAAAGGATCCTTTCGTCAATGCGACCCAGATACGTGTCCGTTGCCGCGATTATGCGGTAACCCTGGAAGGGCTGGTGACCAACGAAACGGAACGACGGATGGCAGAAGCCGATGCCTGGTATGTATTCCGGGTAGACAGCGTAAAGAACCTGCTGCAACATCAGGAGTGA
- a CDS encoding GSU0071 family protein, with protein sequence MNTEIIDEAIEKYVHERMTAGRKRATERFLSYAYLKQGKDGVSEFLQKVRGLSNYYIDFLRVMSNPFKGPELAWLASMITIAVYAVILMGFEEDRTVGIFLFAGTLVNGWSLIRTIARKWCDIGVMIAIYLEIAQLAEHELEQMN encoded by the coding sequence ATGAACACGGAAATAATCGACGAGGCAATCGAAAAGTACGTCCATGAGCGGATGACCGCCGGAAGAAAGCGTGCCACCGAAAGGTTTCTTTCCTATGCCTACCTGAAACAGGGAAAAGACGGTGTCAGCGAATTCTTGCAAAAGGTCCGCGGACTGAGCAATTACTACATCGACTTTCTTCGGGTCATGTCAAATCCGTTCAAAGGACCGGAACTTGCCTGGCTGGCGTCAATGATTACCATCGCCGTCTATGCCGTCATTCTGATGGGCTTTGAAGAAGACCGGACCGTGGGCATCTTCCTTTTTGCCGGTACTTTAGTGAATGGCTGGTCGTTGATCCGCACCATCGCCAGGAAATGGTGCGACATAGGCGTGATGATCGCCATTTACCTGGAGATAGCCCAACTTGCTGAACACGAACTTGAGCAAATGAACTGA